The Candidatus Margulisiibacteriota bacterium genome contains a region encoding:
- a CDS encoding isocitrate/isopropylmalate dehydrogenase family protein, with protein sequence MTYKITLIPGDGIGPEVSTAARRCVDATGVKIDWEIAEAGADVIAKYGTPLPGSTLESIRKNKIALKGPLTTPIGTGFRSVNVAIRKELDLYACLRPCKTFQGVRSRFESVDLVVVRENTEDLYAGIEFEEGKPETRKLIGEIEAFSKKKINPDSGLSIKPISISGTKRIVKYAFEYAIKHNRKKVTAVTKANIMKFTDGLFYAAAREVAREYEGKIEYEERLIDAICMQLVQNPRNFDVLVLPNLYGDIISDLCAGLVGGLGVAPGANFGKEIAVFEAIHGSAPKYAGQNKVNPTAMVLSAVLMLDHLGEKEAAGRLEKAVARVIAEKKSVTYDLKADRNDPTAVSTSQMADAIIAAL encoded by the coding sequence GGATCGGTCCGGAGGTTTCGACCGCGGCTAGGCGCTGTGTTGACGCGACCGGCGTCAAGATCGACTGGGAAATTGCCGAAGCCGGGGCCGATGTTATTGCCAAATACGGCACGCCGCTGCCAGGTTCGACATTGGAATCGATCCGCAAGAATAAAATAGCTTTAAAAGGGCCGCTGACCACGCCGATCGGGACCGGTTTCCGTTCGGTTAACGTCGCGATCCGCAAAGAGCTTGACCTTTACGCCTGTCTTCGCCCCTGCAAAACTTTCCAGGGAGTAAGAAGCCGCTTTGAGAGCGTCGACCTGGTCGTAGTCCGCGAAAATACCGAAGACCTTTATGCCGGGATCGAATTTGAAGAGGGGAAACCGGAGACCAGGAAACTGATCGGCGAGATCGAGGCTTTTTCTAAAAAGAAGATCAATCCCGATTCCGGCCTTTCCATTAAACCGATCTCCATTTCGGGGACCAAGCGGATCGTCAAATATGCTTTTGAATATGCGATCAAGCACAACCGGAAGAAAGTGACCGCGGTGACCAAAGCGAACATCATGAAGTTCACCGACGGTCTTTTTTACGCCGCTGCCCGGGAAGTAGCCAGGGAATATGAAGGGAAAATCGAGTACGAAGAGCGGTTGATCGACGCGATCTGCATGCAATTGGTCCAAAATCCGCGCAATTTCGATGTATTAGTGCTGCCTAACTTGTATGGTGATATTATTTCCGACCTCTGCGCCGGTTTGGTGGGGGGGTTGGGGGTCGCGCCGGGGGCTAATTTTGGCAAAGAAATAGCGGTGTTTGAGGCGATCCACGGTTCGGCCCCAAAATACGCCGGCCAGAACAAGGTCAATCCGACTGCTATGGTCCTTTCGGCGGTCCTGATGCTCGACCATCTGGGTGAAAAGGAAGCGGCCGGCAGGCTGGAGAAGGCGGTAGCCAGAGTGATAGCGGAGAAGAAAAGTGTAACTTATGACCTGAAAGCTGACCGGAACGATCCGACCGCTGTTTCGACCTCGCAAATGGCCGACGCGATCATCGCCGCTTTGTAG
- a CDS encoding class A beta-lactamase-related serine hydrolase yields RFSALTKPHGLKVGVAFIDLKSGQELTINGTAEFPTASVGKIPVMAAAYALAEKGEINLETKVPYGPQDKLGGSGILQWTKFGRYYSLRRLISLMITRSDNTATKMVINNVGLDKIGQFLETRGFSNIVIADPTMLREPPLKNRNLATPLEMAHLVGRIEKRDGFSEASAAEMLKYMSNQVYRWGLWQGVPPGTKIADKTGNLTSILNDVGIVYTRSGNYVLAIFTNGFTMKKNARLLVNKLSQAAYEEYTGEKVVFPKPVKKKIITKKRWPKKRVYRKTRTTKRR; encoded by the coding sequence CGCTTCTCCGCTCTGACCAAGCCTCACGGCCTGAAGGTCGGAGTCGCTTTTATCGATCTAAAAAGCGGCCAGGAGCTGACTATCAACGGAACAGCTGAATTCCCAACCGCCTCGGTCGGTAAGATCCCGGTCATGGCGGCCGCCTATGCGCTGGCAGAAAAGGGGGAGATAAACCTTGAAACCAAAGTCCCCTACGGGCCGCAAGACAAACTTGGCGGCTCCGGGATCCTGCAGTGGACCAAGTTCGGACGCTATTATTCTCTCCGCCGGCTGATCTCGCTGATGATCACCCGCTCCGATAATACCGCAACTAAAATGGTCATCAATAACGTTGGTTTAGATAAAATTGGCCAATTTCTAGAAACCAGGGGGTTCTCCAATATTGTCATTGCCGACCCAACCATGCTCCGTGAGCCCCCGCTGAAAAACAGGAACCTTGCCACTCCTCTGGAAATGGCCCATTTAGTCGGCCGGATCGAGAAGCGGGATGGATTCAGCGAAGCCTCAGCCGCGGAAATGCTAAAATACATGAGCAATCAGGTCTATCGTTGGGGACTTTGGCAGGGAGTCCCGCCCGGGACCAAAATCGCCGATAAAACTGGCAATCTGACCAGCATTTTAAACGATGTCGGCATTGTTTATACCAGATCAGGGAACTACGTTCTGGCCATATTTACCAACGGATTCACTATGAAAAAGAACGCCCGTCTGCTGGTCAATAAACTTTCGCAGGCGGCGTATGAAGAGTATACCGGCGAAAAGGTCGTTTTTCCAAAACCGGTCAAAAAGAAAATAATCACCAAAAAGAGGTGGCCTAAAAAACGGGTCTACAGAAAAACGAGAACTACAAAGCGGCGATGA